The Dehalococcoidales bacterium genome contains a region encoding:
- a CDS encoding NADH-ubiquinone oxidoreductase-F iron-sulfur binding region domain-containing protein yields the protein MYISATGFGPAAAPLRDSLDNILREKSLAARVIEVGSFGICYLEPVVCIALPGRPTVAYGNVTPALLAGLVPDCISRGDYRPDLAFATIGDGRIAGLPEISGLPFFQSQSRIALRHCGYIAPANINQYIARGGYAGLAKALKMPPAAVAAVVKESGLRGWGGSLAGDMWLACLDAPGEEKSFICYAGDGDSSDFAAGLLLESDPHAVLEGLLIGAYAAGASRCYLCVNKEYRLALARLQTALEQMLETGFLGENILGSGFGCRIEIREIPGSAVSREEPALLRTLDGRRGVPCPRPPDAAVDNRTAFADAATLAAVSAILEKGAAWYAGHGTAESPGTMLLTLGGKVKRPGVIEVPLGATLRRVIYDIGGGVNDDKEIKAVMVGGFGGGFLPEAALDTPLDYRSLAGAGIAMASGSLVVADSATCVVDLTLHALSFSLAGSCGHCVPCREGTLQMTELLKDITGGRGKMADLDLLMELGDCLQTGSLCRFGKNAPAPVLTSIAHFRDEYAAHIAGRHCPAGVCRMPDDAKQIG from the coding sequence GTGTACATCAGCGCGACCGGCTTTGGTCCCGCCGCCGCCCCGCTGCGCGATTCCCTGGATAATATTTTACGGGAAAAGTCCCTGGCTGCCCGTGTCATTGAGGTGGGTTCTTTCGGCATCTGCTATCTTGAACCCGTGGTCTGCATCGCTTTGCCCGGCCGTCCCACCGTCGCCTATGGCAATGTCACCCCGGCGCTGCTTGCCGGTTTAGTGCCCGATTGTATTTCCAGGGGCGATTACCGGCCGGATTTGGCCTTTGCTACGATAGGTGATGGCCGGATTGCCGGCCTGCCTGAAATTTCCGGGCTGCCATTTTTCCAGTCGCAGTCTAGGATTGCCCTGCGCCATTGTGGCTATATCGCCCCCGCTAATATCAACCAGTACATCGCTCGCGGCGGTTACGCCGGGCTGGCTAAAGCTTTAAAAATGCCCCCCGCCGCCGTCGCCGCCGTGGTGAAAGAGTCCGGCCTGCGGGGTTGGGGCGGCTCCCTTGCCGGTGATATGTGGCTGGCCTGCCTGGATGCTCCGGGGGAGGAAAAAAGTTTTATCTGTTACGCTGGTGATGGCGATTCTTCCGACTTCGCTGCCGGCTTGCTGCTGGAAAGCGATCCCCATGCCGTGCTGGAAGGTCTGCTCATCGGCGCTTATGCCGCCGGTGCCTCCCGGTGTTATCTCTGCGTTAATAAGGAGTATCGCCTGGCCCTTGCCCGGCTCCAAACTGCTTTGGAGCAGATGCTGGAGACGGGCTTTCTTGGCGAAAACATCCTGGGTTCCGGCTTCGGTTGCCGTATAGAAATCAGGGAAATACCCGGCTCCGCCGTCTCCCGTGAGGAGCCTGCCCTGTTGCGCACGCTGGATGGCAGGCGCGGTGTTCCCTGTCCCCGCCCGCCGGATGCCGCCGTGGATAACCGGACCGCCTTCGCTGATGCCGCCACGCTGGCCGCTGTCTCCGCTATTCTGGAAAAAGGCGCCGCCTGGTATGCCGGTCACGGCACGGCGGAAAGCCCCGGTACCATGCTTCTTACCCTGGGCGGTAAGGTTAAACGACCCGGTGTTATCGAGGTGCCCCTGGGCGCCACTCTCCGCCGGGTTATTTATGATATCGGCGGCGGCGTAAATGATGATAAGGAAATAAAAGCGGTCATGGTCGGCGGCTTCGGCGGCGGTTTTCTGCCGGAAGCGGCCCTAGATACCCCGCTGGACTATCGGAGTCTTGCCGGCGCCGGCATTGCGATGGCCTCCGGAAGCCTTGTAGTGGCCGATAGCGCCACCTGCGTCGTGGATTTGACTCTACATGCCCTGTCCTTTAGCCTGGCCGGTTCTTGTGGCCATTGTGTGCCCTGCCGGGAAGGGACATTACAGATGACGGAGTTGCTTAAGGATATTACCGGGGGTCGCGGTAAAATGGCCGACCTTGATTTACTTATGGAGCTTGGCGATTGCCTTCAGACCGGTTCGCTTTGCCGCTTCGGTAAAAACGCGCCCGCTCCCGTGCTTACCTCTATCGCTCATTTCCGTGACGAATATGCGGCGCATATTGCCGGACGGCATTGTCCCGCCGGGGTGTGCCGGATGCCGGACGACGCGAAGCAAATTGGATAG